A window of Cytobacillus sp. FSL H8-0458 genomic DNA:
GATTCACTATTTATTCTTGCTTTCCATTCTAAAAAGGATCTGATCGAGCTTTTCTTCCATGCGCTTTAACCTGTCGTTTCTTCTCTTGAAAATAAAAAAGAAAATGACGAGAATCCCAGGAATGGTCAATAAAAAGGAGAAAGCCAAGAGCTGAAATAAAATATCCCCGGCATTCAATCCGGCTAGAGCAAATGTGAACGAATTCATGATGGATCCCCTTTCCGTGATGACATGCTTAAGGTATATAGCTGCCTAAGGGATACTACTAGAGCAAATACAGCCAAGGCATTGGTCACGGAAAAGAAATCTATGTCCGTTAACATGTTCCTGATCATTAATAATATTGCTATGACTGAAATGATAATGGCCGAGTAAAAATCAAACCTGCTGCTATTTTCTTTCAAAACCAGCTCCCCCTTTTTAGTAGTTTACGATTTTACAGGAGAGAAAGTTTCATGTTCAGCCATAAAAAGGGACAGGTTCATTTTCCCCCATCCCTCTGGGACAGTTGACCTGTCCCGTTGTCCCACTTGCACTATTTCTCTCTCAACATTGAATATTTACGATAAGCTTTATAGAAACTGCTGCAGAAGAACACAGCCATAAAGACTGGAAGCAGCCTTAAAAGGACAAATGGAGTCTCAAATAAAAAGGCTTTCCAAAATAATGCACCTTCCATACTCCAAAGACCCTCGGCTAAATATAAGCCTGAATCCTTATAAAGCATATAAGAAAAATACAATAACAGTAACCCTAAACCAGATGAATAACCCATCAGCCTTTTATAATAATTACTTTCTGATTGGCGATCTGAAAAGATTTGAATTTGACCATCATCCTCTTTTTGCCAATATCGAATTCCGCCAAGCCACGGCCCATTTATATAAGCCCAGCCGAAATCTTCATATAACCCTTTGTAATCTTCGAACTTTTTCTTTGAAAAATAATCTTGATAATCGAGCAGCATCACATATCTCTTGTCTGTTTTTTCGAAAGTGTATATTCCCAATCCGCTAATATTTGTACAGCGATAGCCTTTTTGCAATTGCTCGTTCAGCCAGTGCTCCTCTTTTTCAATATCAAAAAACATCTTAAATTTCTTCATTCGATTCACTTCCTTCGTACAGGGATAAAATATGCAGCAGCCTGTTTTGTTCGATTTTCAAAATTTCGCTTCCTTCCGCGGTAATCATATAAACTTTTCTCCGGCCTGACTCTCCAACAGGTTCGATCCAGGCATGCTTATTCAAATTTTCAATTGCACCGTATAACGTACCTGCCGCTAAAATAACAGTGCCGTTACTTATCTCTTCTATCTTCTGCATGACGGCATAGCCATGGAGCGGCTCACGCAGAGCTAATAAAATATAATGCATGGTTTCAGACAACGGTAATAATTTATGTTTCATAATCTCATCCTCTATTCAGTTCAGCTATATAGTTCAACTTAATAACAGAATAATACAGTTCAACTGAATAGTCAACAACCATTTCAGCATAGTCAAAGGAACTTTAAGCAAAAAGCTTGAGAACCAGGGGAAAATCAAACTAAAAAGCCGCTTTCCTTACGCAAGGGAAAGCAACTGTTTGTGTAGTTTTATTCACTTAAATGGCCCTACGGTTGAACACAAAAGCTCCTGTTTACCAGTTAATGAATCCGCTGAGGCAATGGGAAATCACGGACATCGTTTCTTCAATCGAGCGTTCATCCGGGCTTTCTGCGATCCACAATGCCGATTCGTTCAGAGCGCCGGAGAGAAAATGTGTTAAAGCGTTCAGGGGGACCGGCTTTAAATTTCCCTGTTCCTGCATAATCTGGAGTTGATCGCGCAGATGCCGCATTGAGTGCTGTTCGTCCATGCTGCGCCAGACTTCCCACCCCAGTACGGCCGGTCCGTCGATGAGCAGAATGCGTCTTGTTCGCAGTTCAACGGCCGACGCGACGAATGCACGGCAGCCCAGGGTCAGTTGTTCCCAGGGATTCTCGCTCTGGGACGCTTCAGCTTCAACCCTGTCTCCGATTTCCTTCTGAACCGCCTCAAGTACAGCCTGGAACAATCCGCGCTTATTTCCAAAGTGATGGTATAGAGCGCCGCGTGTCAGGTTCGCTTCGGCGACGATGTCCTCCATTGACGATGCCGCGTAGCCTTTCTCAGTAAAATGTCTTCGGGCCACCTTGATCAGCGAAGCAATCGTTTCATATGTCTCTTCCTTGTTTCTTTTCATCTCGACTTATTCTCCTATATGTGTTTTGCCTTAGAAGTACCTCGAGTTATAAGGCTTTCCTCACCTGAAGCGACTAGTGCTCTTAACCCTTGGCCGGCGGTAAATGAGGTGCGATCGATCCAGAGAGCCGGTGGGCAAGCTCGATTCCCGTAATGTGTTTTAGAGCTGTGAGTCATCATTTCATCGATCCATTACTTCTCATTTGTATTGATCGCTGTATTCCGAGGAAGGAGGAATGATCTTGATGATATCGATCAAGACCCCATTTGGATCGTTCGTAATGAAATGCCGCTGTCCGAAGGCTTCGTCGCGGAGCTCAAGCCTTAAGGGGAGCTTCTTGCCAACGATTAGCCTTTCGTATTCCGCATCGACGTCTTCTACTTCGAAGTTAAGGATAAGTCCCTTCACCGAATGACGATAAGCTTCCGGTATGGTGGGATGTCCCGACTCCAGGATCGCCAACTCGAGTGCGGTCTGATCCTCCTTGACCAACCGCAAACTTACGTACCAATCAGATTCAAATGTCGCTTCGAATCCGAACAGAGTCCGATAAAAATCCGCGGTACCTACCACCTGTTCCGTCATAATGACCGGGTAGAAACTTGTTGTTTTCATAGTTCACTTCCCCCTTACCAGTTAATACCATAACATTAACATACAAACAGTATGTATGTAAATAGTTGATACAACCATAGAGGAAGGAAATCAAGGGAATTTTTTAACACAGCAAACCTAACCCAGCCGGTTGAAAGATTGTATGAACTCTCTTCTATAAAACTGAGCTCCCTAACTTTTACGCGGCTTGATAACAAAAATTATCTTCTATATAAAAACCGCTCAACACAGTTGATTGAGCGGTTTTCTAATTCAAATAAAACAGTTCAGATCCGTTGGTTTAAGTTCATTTTCTATACACTTATCCAAATTAAAAAGACATCCGATGTCCGCCTTAAAAGATTGTTTAATGCTCCATCATTTCATGAGCGATATCCTGGCCATCCATATCTGATGGATAGTAAGTAGGCCAATGGGTAACTTCATCCAGTAACTTTTCCCTGTCATCACCCCAATACAGGTGATAGTGGCCAGCCTCTGTCGGATAGATGCTATGATCACTAAACTGAATATATTGAGGAAGACCATCAGTTTCTTTTTCCAGTTTAAATACATATCTAACCCCTCTATTACCAGCATCATATGTGAGGATTTCATACCCATCGTAGATATAATCACCAGAATGTTCTTCTCCGTTCTTGTAAAACGTTACCTTGTTCCCCTGTATCTGAATTCGCCCAACATTTGTTTGGTAGCCTTCATCATAATATTCCTTATATTCTTTAACTGTCATTTCTCCTTCATGCTCTGCTTTATGAGCAAATACTTCGTCAAGGGTACCATCTTGAAGATATGGGTATACAGATTGCCAGTCACCTTCCCAGTCCGATAAGGATCGATCCTTCACTTGACTGTCTTCAAAATACCCTTCATAAATTTTTGCTGTTTCTTCATTATCTGAATGTGTATGGCCGTGATCATGTTCACGCTCATTTGTCTCAAAATCTTCTTCTGATGAAGGTTCCGATAATGCTTTTGTCAGTTCCTTTAAGTTGTGCTGCATGAGAGTAAAGTAGTCCTCATTATCCTTGATATCTTCTTCTGTTAAAACCGATAAATTGTGTATACGTAAAGCCTCTGCATCAATTTCCTTCCTAACTATGTCTGCCACCTTAGGAGTTATATTCTGTTCAAAAAATACATGCTTTAAGCCATGCTTTTCAGCAGTCTTAATGATGTTTTGCACCTCTTTATGTGAGGGCTCGTTAGCAGGGCTCAAGCCGGATACGGCGATTTGCTCGATCCCATAGCTTTTCTCCCAATAGCCATAAGCAGCATGAGATACAATAATTTTATTTTCAGGTAAATTTACAAGTTGTGTGCGGAATTCCTGGTCTAAGTTTTCGAGTTTTCTTGTCAGCTCCTCAAAGTTTTGATTAAAGATCTCTTCTTGCTCAGGTTTCAATTCAACTAATAAATCCTTTATATGCTCTGCCAGCTGAATAGAACGAATAGGATCCAGCCAAACGTGAGGATCCTGGTCCCCATGATCATGTTCATCTCCATGACCGCCCTCCTCTTCACGCTCATGGCCGCCATCCTCCCCTTCATGGGTATGTACATGCTTTTCCAAGTTAATTCCTTTTGATGCTTCAAGTATCTTAACGTCATCAGATTGAATCGTATCCGAGATTTTGTGTGCATATGCTTCTAAGCCTGCCCCATTATATATAAAAGCATCAGACTCAGATATTTTCATCATATCGCTGGTGGTTGGTTCATATGTATGCGAGTCTGATCCTGATGGCAGAATAGACGCTACGGAAGCTTGATCTCCTGCAATTTGTTCAGCAAAAAACTGAAGAGGATATACAGTTGTATAAATCTTTAACTCCTTGCTGGATCCACTTGGCTCCTTTTCACTTTCACTGCTGTTTACAGTTCTCCCTCCGCAAGCAGCCAGCGTAAAGATGACAAAAATTAAACTAAGCAATCCTGCATATTTTCTAAACATTTTTACTCCCCCTTTACTTTAGGGAACATTTTATCGTAATGATTACGATTTGTAAATATGAATCATTACGATTTATTAGCAGTGTCACTTTAGAAAAGGCTTCCTGATCTGATAGTCGATTTAAACGATGGCAATTTTTTGTCTCCAATAGAAAAAAAGCCCATTCATAAAAGAAAGACTTCCCTATCTGCAAAACACCAGCTATTAAGGTCATTAATCTCTATCAACAGCTGTTGGAGGCTGTCCTATGAAAAACTCACATTTTGTTGAGAGTGCTGCCAAAATAATGATTGAGAAAGGATGGTTCGATTGCCTTCCTATAACCATCCCTACATCCACCTTCAGCAATAAAAATGACCAGCCCGCAGCAAATGGGTTGATCTATTTGCAAGATTTAAGATTCTATTTGCAGATTAAACGTTCTATTTGCAGATTCGGCCTTTCTATTTGCAGGTCTAACTATCTATTTGCAGATTAATATTTTTTTGCAAAAAAGCTTTTTTATTGCAGAGTGTATCCATCTGTTTGCAGATTCAGCGTTCTATTTGCTGATTCCCCCATCTAATCCCCCTCCTACTCGCAGTCTCCTAAAAAGAAAATCCGGCTCCACCAAGGAAGCCGGGTTTCCCCACACTATTACTTATCTTTCTTTCCATTCCCTTTACCAGGCTTCACCGGGCCATCAGGGGTTTCATGATTTTGCGGAGGCTGTTCGCCTTTTTTAAGCTTATACAGTTCGACTGTCTTAGTTGTTTTGTTTCCGGCCAGGTCCTCTGCTTCAAACGTGAACACGTTTAAGCCTTCCTTCAATGAGAGCTTAATTTTCTTGAACTCTTTTTCAATAGGTCTCATAGCATATGGTTCCTGGAATTCCTGGTAGAATAGCTCGCTGCCGTCCTGGGAGAAGCGAAGCTGGTCAAAGTTATCTGTCACTGTGATGTCGATGACAGGGTCTTTCTTGTTATGCTTAATGTATTTGCTTGAAGGCAGTCCATCAATTTCAACCGTCGGGCCAGTAGCATCGACGATGATCGTGCGCTTAAAAGAGATCGCATTATTTGCAGTATCCACCGCTTTCACTTCCAGGCTGTGAACACCATCTTCAAACGTCATCTTTGTTTCAAATTCATATTGCGCTTTTTCTTCATTGTACGTAGTCTCAATAGGTGTTCCGGCTATGGTAAATTCCTTCATGCCAGATTCTTCTTTAATCGTGCCGCTGACAGTCAGTTCATTTGTGTTGTATACTTCAAGTGCTTCAGGCTCTTCAAGGTACACGTATGGAACAGTCTTGTCATTGCTCACTTCGCCCACTTCCACAGTTGCTTCAGAAGAGTTGCCGGCAAAGTCATAAGCTACAACCTTAACATTGGTGCCAACTTCCAATTCTTCCGGAAGGTCAAATTCTTCTGTATCCCCGCTTAGTGCTTCATCCAGAATAGACTCTTCATCTACGAAAATATCAATATACGAAATGCCGGAGCCTTCAGGGTTATCAGCAGCTTCCAGCTTTAATGCTGTGTTGCCTTCGATAAGCTCAGCCTGAACGCTTGGCGTAGCCGTATCTACTTTTACAGGGATTTTAACGGATTGCCATTCTGCCCCTGCATAATCGATGACAGACTTAATCTCAAAATAGTACTGTCCATCCTCCGCAAGCTGGTTGCTGATCTTTCCATCCCAGTCCCAATTCGGGTTAAGCGTATAATTCGCACCAAGGCCTCCATCGTAATAATGCTTGCGAACGCTGTTTTCCGTGCGAAGCTTTCTTAGTGTTTTTCCATCTTCATCTGTTACAGAGAATTCTACTTGTTTCGCATTTCTCAGGAATGAAAGAACCGGGATCAATTGATCCTGAACTTTATCCCCGTTCGGAGAAATCGCGATTGATTCACCGCTGAATGCATCGTTTACCGGATCATATCCTAAGTAAGAATAGCCCTCGGCTGTCTCAGAAACTGCTCCTGCCATTCCGTAGAATGAACTGTCATCATACTTCATGCCGTCAAGGATTGGCGCTTTATCCCAATCACCCTTGAAGCCTACATATGGAACCGTTAACTGCGGGTTCACATCAGCTGAATCTGTCAAAGTGACATACCCTTCGACAAAGTATCCATTCGGGAATACCTCGTTGATGTCCAGAGGAGTTTCCCAGTTTCCTGTTTTCGAAGGATCTACCACTTTTGCATTGCTGACATCCACACTTACTTTAAAGCTTACAGATCCATTCGCAGGAACGGTTATCGCTGCTGAATCCTGGCCTTTCACTTTTACAGAAGCATCCAAAATCTTCTGAGCTTCAAGCTCATCTGCTGCCCAGCCCATCTCTCCATAGGCTGCAAAATCAGTCTGCAGATTCGCTGCTACATCGTAAGCCACATCTTCATCACTGAAGTTTTGTGCTTTTAATGTGAATTCAAATGTATTGCCAACCTCTTTCAATGCCACTTTCCCTTCATTCGTTGAAGCCTCCGTTACGATAACTGGAGATGATAACGCCGAATGAAGCTGCATGATGCCCGAACCTTGTCGGCGTGGAGAATAGGGAATATTCCATTCAAATGCACTGTTGACGGTTCCTTTATCAATGACCGGCGCCGCTGTATTCATCATCAGATTCTTCGCAACGTTAACACGGTCAAAGCCAGTTACACCGAATTCTGTATCCACACGCTCAAGAACAAGTGCTGCACCTCCGGAAACGTGAGGAGCTGCCATGGAAGTACCGCTCATCATTCCGTACTGGTTATTCTCAAGAGTAGAGTAGATTTGTCCGCCTGGAGCTGTAATTTCAGGCTTGAAGTCCAGGTTAGGCGTTAATCCCCATGAAGTGAAGGCGCTCATTTTGCCTGCTTCAGGGTTTGCTGACTTTGTTTTTTCTCCGTTAAAAGAAAGATTGACTGTCTGGCCATCCTGTATGGCTGCTGCCAGCTTGTCTCCATCTGTCTTCAGCATGAACAGCTGCGGGATGGTAATGGACGGATCGCTTGCCATGTTGACATAACCGTCAGCATTATTGTAGATAATGACGCCAACAGCTCCGGCTGCCTGAGCATTCATCGCTTTATCAACAAATGCCAATTCTCCGCGCTTGATTAATGCGTATTTTCCAGCAACACCGGAAAGCTCTTCAGGCTTGCCCAGTCCGCCGTATGCCACCTCAAAGGTTTTCTGTTCAACATCGTTCGGATGAACATTTCCAGCTGATAAAAACGCAGCTTTTCCGGACTCTTCACCAATCTGATAGTTCACTGCATCAAGATCCATGAAGCTATTTTCAATGGATGCTACCTGCAGGGAATCATAGGATACACCAGGTGATCCGCTAACACCGATATCCGGGTTTTCACTGCTTGGATTTGCAAATCCATTTCCAAAGTGAGCAGAGTTCCCCGCAGAGATAGACATTAAAATGCCGTTTTCTACTGCTCTGGCAATCGCTTTTTGTTCAGCTGACTCAGGGCTGACGAACCCGGCCGTTGAACCAAGGCTCATGTTCAGTACGTCTGCACCAAGTACAATCGCATCATCAATTGCCTTTACATAAATATCACTGTATGTAGAAGGCATATTCGGATCATTTCCGAATACTTTAAGCGCAAGGATCTGGGCTTCAGGTGCTACCCCTTTAATGCCGCCGTTTTCCTCATCGCCATTCGCTCCGACAGTTCCGGCAACGTGCATTCCATGCATGGAAGCATCCGGGCCGATATCACGGATTGTGTCATTTTCATCCATATAGTTGTATCCATATGGTACTTTTTCAGAATAATATTTTCCAAGAAGGCCATTATCTTTTTTAAACTTGGAGATTTCCGCCTTCGTTAACTCCTTTTCTGATTCATCGGCTAAAACCATGTCACGGTGAGAAGGATCCATACCGGTATCAATGACACCGACTACCATGCCCTCACCTTTAAAGCCATAATCACGCCAAGCTTCCTGAGCTTGTACGAGCTCTTTGCTGTAAAGCATATCCGGCTTTTCCTGCGGCTTTTCGTACTCGTTCACTACTTGTACTTCGGCCACTTCCGGCATTTCTTCTACAAGCTCAATGTCGCCATACATCATCTCAGCACTAAAGCCATTTACAATTGTAGTAAAGCTTTCGCGCTCAATCATTTTCACTTTATTCTTTTTAGCGCGATCTTTAACTTTCTGCTGCTCAGACAGCTTTTCATTTTTTAGCTTCTGCTTTGTTGCATCTGGAAGTTCTTTATACTTCTTCTTTTGCTTTTGGGCATAAAGGACAGATGGCTCTGTCTTCATCTCCACGATGACCCTGACAATATCAGTTTTGCTGTACTGCTTGTCCAGCTCACTTTTCTTTATTTCCTGGATGGTCTTGCGGTTTTCTTCTCCCTTGCTGCTCGGTGTTTTACCAGGCACAACGGCTGCAGATACCGAACTGGAGAAGATTAGCATGAACATTAATAAGGCCACTGCTGATCTTTTAATCCTCATCCCCTACCTCCTAGTTATATTATTCAGAATTTTTTTAATACACTATAAAGGTACCAAAACCAAATTTTTCATATAAGGATCAAAAGACCTGATTACCAACTTTTAGAACAGGAAATTAGATCTATCTTTCCCGAAAAATGCTGTAAAAAAATTTCATATTTTAACAGAATATGAAATTTAATCAGGACAGAGGATCAGGTTCTTTGGCCCATTAAGGGCACTGCTAAAAAGGCATTAACCAGACAGCAGTAGATGGGCTGGTCTATTTGCAAGTTTTAAGATTCTATTTGCAGAATCAGCCTTTCTATTTGCAGGTCCACTCCATCTATTTGCAGATTGATATTCTGTTTGCAAAAAAAGCTCTTCTATTTGCAGGATCAGCGTTCTATTTGCAAATCCTCTCTTTCTATTTGCAGAATCCCCTACCTCTGCAGATTCCTTTTACCAAAACACCCTGTAATTGGATATTTATGTTAACATATTACTTAGGTTCCCTAAGCCGATCCAGAATCTCATGATTCAGTTTTATGATATGTTCGTGCCGTATAAAAACAATAATAGCAAACATAGAATAACAAAAAACAGCCAGAACACATTCGCAGTTAAGTATTTGCCCTATTTTAAAAGGAAAGCGGTGAAAATGTTGAGTAAGAATAAACGAATATTTTTAAGCCTATTTGCCATCCTCATTTGCCTTGCGCTATTTGTGATTGGAATCCTATTTGCCGGAAAAATGCCTTTCCTTACTGTGCTGGGGATAGCCGGCCTTAGCGGAATCTATTATGTTGTGTTCCGGCTTGTAAAGACATCAGCGGAGATAGAAAAATAACTTAGATGAAAAGGAGATACACACATGAATACATTTAAAAATATCATAGTCACAAAAGATGAATTCGCGTCTTTTCGGGAAGAAATCGGCCAGCCGAGTGCGCGTGCCGCCGGCAAAGTCATCTCCTTCATCGATGAGCACTGCATTGACTTTATTTCCAAGTCGCCTTTTTTAACGATGTCCACTTCAAATGCCGCCGGAAAATGTGATGTTTCGCCAAGAGGAGATGCCCCCGGGTTTGTGACAGTTCTTGATGCGCAGCATTTATTTATTCCGGAACGGCCGGGCAATCGAAGAATGGATACCGCTCATAATCTTATCGAAAACTCCAATATTGGTATTATTTTTCTCATACCTGGGCTTGGGGAATCGCTAAGAATTAATGGTAAAGCGTACATATGCCGTGACCCGGAGCTCTTAGAAAGGAGTATAGCCAATGGACGCACTCCGTTATTTGGAATTTTAGTAGAAGCAGAGGAATGCTTTATCCATTGTGCAAAAGCATTGATCCGATCGGGATTATGGAACGGGGAGTCATGGCCTGCGAGAGAATCCCTTCCTTATGCCCCTGCCATGCTGGCAGCCCATACAAACCTGCCGAATCAAACCGCTGAACAAGTGTCGAAGGATCTTCAGGAAAGTTATAAAAACAGATTGTATTAAGGGGAAATAGATGGTGCGGAAAAAAGGAGCTGATCAGTTTGCTGGTTAAAAAGAAAGCATCTGAGGGAAAGAAAAACGGCGTTTCCTATCTGAATGGCCAAATTAAGTTTCAGGGTGTTTCCTTAAATGTGTAGAGCTATTTAACAGATGGAGTCTTAATCGACACAGGGGCTCAGTCTCTCCATAAATTTTTCGAACCGTTCATTGATGAAGCAGACTATGATCAGATCATGATCACCCATTTTCATGAAGGCCATTCCGGCTGTGCGGCATATGCAGCACAAACGAAGAAATTGCCCATTTTCTTAACGAAACATCCATTCCTTCCTGTGAAAAAAGGGCTGATTACCCCTTATATCGACAGCTTTTTTGGGGCAAAATGAAGCCATTTCACGCCCATGCGATGCCGGATTCCTTTTCCTCCCGAAAAGCGCACTGGGATGTTATCGACACTCCCGGCCATGCTTTCGATCATAAAGCTTTTTTAAACCGGAAAACCGGCCAGCTGTTTACAGGTGATTTATTTGTCAGAGAGAAGACCAAGGTGGTTTTAGCAGAAGAAAGCATTCCGGAGATTATCCGCTCCCTTGGACGCGTTCTAACCCTTGACTTTGAAGATGTATTCTGCAGCCACGCGGGCTTTGTAGAAAATGGACGCGCATCCCTGCAGCGAAAACAGGACTATTTGCTGTCCATCCAGGATGAAGTATTCTCACTGTATAAAGAAGGGCATCCCGCTGACGCGATCTGCCAGAGGCTGTTCCCGAAAAAATACCCGATCGTGAAATTTTCACGCGGCGAGTGGGATTCCAGGCACATCGTCACATCGATTTTGAAGGAATGCAGCACACGGTAAGCAGAATCGTCATGGAGCGTGTTTCTATGATTCTCTGCCTTTATCTCCTTTGACTGTTTTTACATTTCATAAATTTCTTAACAATGATACAATAAAAATGTAATAATTTTACATAAGGAGTGGATTCATTTGTCTATCACCACTAATGGTAAAACGATTATCAAAGAAGCTACCATTTACTCACCATTGGAATTCGTTTGGTATGCCTGGACAATTTCCGAAAGAGTGTCTGAGTGGTTTGCACCTGAAGCAGCCATTGAAGCCAGGGAAGGCGGGAAATATGAACTTTACTTCGCACCTGGAAATAAAACGGGCATGAATACCAGGGGCTGTAAAGTCACAAAGTTGAAGAACGAAGAAGAGCTTCTCTTTACCTGGAAAGGCCCGGACCAGTTCGAGTCCATCATGAACAATGAAGACGACTTAACCATTGTAAGTGTGAGCTTCAAGCCAATCGATGAAACTGCAACCAACGTGATGGTGAAACACAGTGGATTTAAAGATCATGATGAATGGGCTGAAGCTATTAAATGGCACGAAATGGCTTGGGCAGGTGTACTGGATAGTTTAAAGTCCGCTCTGGAAAAGGGCGAAGGCAACTTATGCTGCCAGCCATAATCCTATAAGTAAAGAGAAATTGAAATGTCCTCTTTTTTTAAATAATCCACAGAAATAAAAGTGATTATGGCAACTCAAATGACGCAAAAAAGCAAAAGGGAGCTGCCAGACAAGGCATTTGCTCTCTTTTCTCCGTAAAAACTTTATTTAAATCATTTACTACAACCCATCAAACCTCACTTCATACAGGTATTTCAACTGTTTTTCAAGAATCCTCGCTGGAATATAAGGGAATAGTGCATCTCTAAGAGTTACAGAAACACGGTCATTCAGCTGGGCCACCCTTCCAATCCTGTTTGACATTTTGGCAATTTCACTGGTCCGCCCCGTTCGTTCGTGTTCATATCTTTCCAATGCTTCTTTAATTGTGGGTCTCCTTTTTAAATGACCTGCGAGAATGATTGCATCTTCAATAGACTGTCCGGCCCCTTGCCCCAGATTGGGCGTCATGGCATGAGCTGAATCACCGAGCAAAACAATGTTCCCAAATTCAAAGCGGCTGATTGGAGGAAGATCATAAATATCATGGTGAAGCAATTGGTGATCAGACGTTTGTGCCAGTATGCCGGGGATTGGCTCGTGGTAGCCTTCAAATATCCTGGTCAAGTTCGATACAGTAAAGGCTCTGAATTGAGAATCCTTTTCTTTGGCATTAACGCAGGCAAACCAATAGATTCGGTTGTCCGGCAAAGGTACGATACCGAAGCGTCCCCCGCGGCCCCAGGTTTCTATAAATATTTTTGGATCATAATCCCTCAAGTTCGGTCCAGCCTGCACAACCGCCCTCCAACAGGTGTATCCGGAATACCGGGGTTTTGCACTCGGCATCAGTGTTTCACGAATGGTGGAGTGAATGCCATCCGCAGCGATCAGCAAATCCCCTTTCTCTGTTGAACCATCGTCAAACCATACTCTCACTCCGGAGGCATTTTGTTCAAAACGCCTGCAAGTCTTTCCAGTATGGACAATTTGCTCCTGACCTAAAGCGCTCATTAGCAGCTCCAGGAGCTTTCCTCGCTCAATCGCAACGTTATCAAGTCCATACTTGCTGCTGATTAAAGCTGTGTCCGTCCGCTGCAGGATTTTCCCTGCAGGTGTTACGATGCGAAGTTCATCCAATGCCTTTCCTTCCTGAACAGCCTGATCGCCCACACCAAGCTGCTGCAAAGCACGGACAGCATTTGCGCCGATTCCTAGCCCGGCACCTGCGAAACGCACT
This region includes:
- a CDS encoding DUF2812 domain-containing protein, with protein sequence MKKFKMFFDIEKEEHWLNEQLQKGYRCTNISGLGIYTFEKTDKRYVMLLDYQDYFSKKKFEDYKGLYEDFGWAYINGPWLGGIRYWQKEDDGQIQIFSDRQSESNYYKRLMGYSSGLGLLLLYFSYMLYKDSGLYLAEGLWSMEGALFWKAFLFETPFVLLRLLPVFMAVFFCSSFYKAYRKYSMLREK
- a CDS encoding PadR family transcriptional regulator; translation: MKHKLLPLSETMHYILLALREPLHGYAVMQKIEEISNGTVILAAGTLYGAIENLNKHAWIEPVGESGRRKVYMITAEGSEILKIEQNRLLHILSLYEGSESNEEI
- a CDS encoding TetR/AcrR family transcriptional regulator; this encodes MKRNKEETYETIASLIKVARRHFTEKGYAASSMEDIVAEANLTRGALYHHFGNKRGLFQAVLEAVQKEIGDRVEAEASQSENPWEQLTLGCRAFVASAVELRTRRILLIDGPAVLGWEVWRSMDEQHSMRHLRDQLQIMQEQGNLKPVPLNALTHFLSGALNESALWIAESPDERSIEETMSVISHCLSGFINW
- a CDS encoding VOC family protein, with amino-acid sequence MKTTSFYPVIMTEQVVGTADFYRTLFGFEATFESDWYVSLRLVKEDQTALELAILESGHPTIPEAYRHSVKGLILNFEVEDVDAEYERLIVGKKLPLRLELRDEAFGQRHFITNDPNGVLIDIIKIIPPSSEYSDQYK
- a CDS encoding metal ABC transporter solute-binding protein, Zn/Mn family produces the protein MFRKYAGLLSLIFVIFTLAACGGRTVNSSESEKEPSGSSKELKIYTTVYPLQFFAEQIAGDQASVASILPSGSDSHTYEPTTSDMMKISESDAFIYNGAGLEAYAHKISDTIQSDDVKILEASKGINLEKHVHTHEGEDGGHEREEEGGHGDEHDHGDQDPHVWLDPIRSIQLAEHIKDLLVELKPEQEEIFNQNFEELTRKLENLDQEFRTQLVNLPENKIIVSHAAYGYWEKSYGIEQIAVSGLSPANEPSHKEVQNIIKTAEKHGLKHVFFEQNITPKVADIVRKEIDAEALRIHNLSVLTEEDIKDNEDYFTLMQHNLKELTKALSEPSSEEDFETNEREHDHGHTHSDNEETAKIYEGYFEDSQVKDRSLSDWEGDWQSVYPYLQDGTLDEVFAHKAEHEGEMTVKEYKEYYDEGYQTNVGRIQIQGNKVTFYKNGEEHSGDYIYDGYEILTYDAGNRGVRYVFKLEKETDGLPQYIQFSDHSIYPTEAGHYHLYWGDDREKLLDEVTHWPTYYPSDMDGQDIAHEMMEH